CTGTTCACTGGCTTTGTCCCCGCTTTCCGCCGCAAGCTTCACTGCTTTCTGGGCACTATCGGAGGCTGCAGAGCTCGGTGGTGCACTCGTCTGAGTGATCACCGTCAGCCAGGTGTACTGCGGCAGCGCATTGCTGATCTCTTCGAGCAAGTGGGGCCAGAGATATCGGCTGTCGTCGATTGACCGTATGATCGCCACCTGGTGATAAAGCGAATCCCGGGTTGCCTCGGCCTTGGCTTTTGTGGCGAGTACGACGTTGTATCTTGTCGAGTCCTCTACTGCACGGACCTCGCGTTCCACCAGTGAACGCTCGCGCGTGGCCTGGCCAAGATAGAGAAACCCGATAGCGAGCACGACTGTGCTCAAGGTACCCACGGCAGAGAGGAGGAACTTGTCCTTGATGCCAGCCGTTACCGACGACAGAGTGGAACCAATGTCGAAGCCCGCGCGCCCCTGTGACTTCGCACTCGAACCAGGGAGGAGATTTACCTGTATCATTTCAGATTTCCGTGAGGCCGCTTACTGGCGGAGAGCGAGGCCGATGGGGAGCATGAGGAGCGGCGCGATATCGTCGGTCACGAACGAATCGAGTGCTCCATCGCGAATGTTCAGCCGCGCGAGCGGATTGGCGTGTTCCACCGGCATCTTGATACGGGCAGCGAGAATGTCGGACAGTCCCGGTGTTCCCGATCCTCCGCCACAGACATATGCTGCCCGCAGCTGCGCCGTATTTCTCGAGCCGGAGAGAGAAGCTGCCGCCCGTTCGACGCCAACGGCAATTTCGTCTGTCCGCGTCTCGAGCACCGCGTCCAGCTGGGGTGAGCGATCGTAGCCGCGGATGAGATTCTCCGCATCGCGAGCAGTCACGCCGTGCTGCCGCTGCAGGTCCTCAATGAAACGCCGGGTTCCGAGTGGCAGATCCCGTGTGAGGATTGGAACCCCGTTATCCATGATATTTACGTTCGTGATTTCATGGCCGATATTCACCAGCGCGACAATGCCCTTCATGGCGTCGGGATAGCTAACCTCGAACGCGTTGTGAAGCGCGAACGCATCGACGTCGACGATGGTGGCTGTGACGCCGGCGTCAGCAAGCAAACGCAGCTTCGCATCGACCAGGTCACGTTTTGCGGCAACAAGAAGCACGCTCATTTCAGCAGCGCTTCGCTCGGAGTCGAGGATCTCGAAGTCAAGCTCCACTGAGCCGACGTCGGGGACATGCTGTTCAGCTTCCCATCGAATCAGCTCGCGCGCCTGCTTTGCCGTGACACGTTCCGTCTGAATCTTCTTGACGATCACGTCGCGTCCGCCAACTGCAGTCACGATGCGTTTTGATTTGACCTCCGCGGCAGTCAGCGATGCGCGAATGGCATCGGTCACCATCTCGGGATCCATTACCTCTCCTTCGACGATGGCGTCCGGTTGAATGCGCGTGATGGCGACCTTCACCAACTCGGGTGCTCCCTTGCCATGATCGATGACTGCGACCTTGATGAGGCCGGAGCCGATGTCGAGTCCTACTGTCGTTTTCCTGCGGCCGAAAAGCGCCATTGTTTCCTGTGGGTAGGGGACTGCTGCCAATTGCACGCCAGACACGATTCACATGGCGGCGAGGTAACAGCGGCGCATCACGGTCAATACAAAGCCGTCCACGACAGATTATCGATTGGCACGACCCGTTCGACGCCGAGCGAATCGCGCGTTGCACGCACGTTGATTCCGACGCGTCTGCGCAGTCGTATTGCGTCGGCCGCACCGCTCCTTGACTCGGCAACGATGAGAAACAGTGCGCTGTCGAGCTTCGTTATGAAGACGGTGCTCTCCATCAGATCGTCACGCGGCAGCCGGTATATGGACACATAACCGGCGGATGCGTCCGACATTGTGGCGGGGTTGAATGACGACACTGCACGACTGGCTGCAAGCTCAGCGTAGGCAAATATCTGCTGATCGAGAACCGACGATCTCGATGCGCGCGTCTCCTGGCCAGCAGCGAACAGAACACTTGTTATGAGCACTGCGATCAGAACAATCGCCGCAAGCGCAGCAGCGAGCGCAAAGCCCGGCTTGCGTGTCATCGGACTCTGTTCCTTGGGGAGACACTCACGATTGTCGAATCGCGATATGTCTTCTGCCTATCGCCGGTAAGGCTCACATCTTTCGCTGTTGAGCCGCGCAACACCACGTCGATGCGTGCGACCCCAACTCCTGCTGAACCCCGGGCTATCCCGACGCCGGTCGAATCGAGATAGCGAAACGACAGCCCGCTGGTGCCACTGCTTGAGTAGCCGTTGTAGGGCCCGCTCACTGGCTGCACTCCTGCGCAGACATATGGCGCCGATGTGGCACATCGTCTATAGCCGAGATACCATCTGGAATCACCTGACCGGTATAGGCTGTATCGGACACGCCGGAGGAAGCGCACCGGTGCGCCCTTGCGTACAGCGAGCGTCGGCGAGGCGGAGAGTGTGACCGAGTATCCCTGCGCTAATGAGGCCGCATCTGCCTCGGTCGTGAACCCCATTGACGCCGGACACGACAAAGCGAGTGAGCGCGACGAAAAGGACACGATGCCAATCGATTCCCACCGACCGACGCTGTTCGAATTCGATGGCGCTCCAAACAGCATGGCTACATCTCCCGCTTCCGGCTCGGCAAGTATCGACGTGAGCGTGTTGCCATTCGCTATCTTCGACGGCGGCAGCCTCAGCGTCGCGCCTGACGGCGTATCGCACAGCACGGACGATGCGATGACAGTGACCATTTCGATCGCGGAATCGGTCATCAGCGGGATTCCATACGAAGCTACTGCCGCGCTCCGGATATCCGACAAGAGGACATCGGCCGCGTCCCGCAGCTGGGCCCGCACGCCAAGCATCTCGGTGGCTGCGACATGGAACCGCTGCTGGCGAACAAGCGTTGCAATCACTGCTCCGCCCAGCAACCCCGCGATCGCCGTTGCCACGATCACTTCGATCAACGTAAACCCACGAGCTGAAGATGAACGCGCAGCGCTTAGCTCGTGACGGCGAGTCACTCGCATGGTCTACCCGATAGGAACCTGTCCGCGCGCGGGCCCAACGCAGTTTGCCTCGTTATCCGCTGATCCTGCTCGGCCGACCATCTGCTCTTTTCGACCGTCCACTCGGATCGCAAGCCACCCGCCTGTTCGGTGCCGCTGGCAGTGATCCCGCATCCGGAAGCGTGGAAGCGTTCGGACCGCGCGCCAGCAGTCGACGCGGCATTGGCTCGCTGATCACTCGATCCCATCTGTCGAACGATCGAGGCCGATGCTGCCGCCAATCCCAGAGCGCCGATGGTGAAGATCATCATCGCAATCAGAACTTCGATGAGAGTGACGCCGAAAGGGCAGCGAGCCTTGCGGCGCAATCCTGGCGGTCGTTGCATCCGCTGACGATACGCACCCGGCGCTGCTCTTCGTCCATCATCTACAGCACGGGCGCATCGATTGATTGCAGCAGTAATGCACGTGGGGGGCTTACAAAAAAAAACGGCCAGGCGGCCGCCTCTTATCCCAACATCACCCGAGCCAACTCGCGGCGGCACTGTGCCGCCGCGAGCTGGTCAAGATCTCCCTGGCTCGTGGATCAGGTGCAGGTGATCAGGCCGAGCGCCGATGACGCGCAGGTCTTGCTGGTCAGCGTGTGGCTCGCGGTCGCGCTCCATGAAGCGTTCGGGGCGCCAATCGCCGTTGCAGTAACGGTAACGTTTGCTGAAGGCTGGAAACCCTGGGCTGAACCGTTGCCCGAGAAATACACGCCGTTGCTGTCAGCAGCAAAGCTCTCTTCGTACGTCGCGAGGTTACGCAGATCTGCCTTCATCGATGCGACATACGCCTTTTCCTTCGTCTGCGCAAACTTCGGAATCGC
Above is a window of Gemmatimonadaceae bacterium DNA encoding:
- a CDS encoding PilN domain-containing protein, whose product is MIQVNLLPGSSAKSQGRAGFDIGSTLSSVTAGIKDKFLLSAVGTLSTVVLAIGFLYLGQATRERSLVEREVRAVEDSTRYNVVLATKAKAEATRDSLYHQVAIIRSIDDSRYLWPHLLEEISNALPQYTWLTVITQTSAPPSSAASDSAQKAVKLAAESGDKASEQEAPARKARADSVLAAASRSTKFRVVGHTVDIQALTLFMKTLEASPFIQNVQLTRSNMVLFEGKEVTEFHLEAESQKAPPFLLKTVAMSPGGN
- the pilM gene encoding type IV pilus assembly protein PilM, translated to MALFGRRKTTVGLDIGSGLIKVAVIDHGKGAPELVKVAITRIQPDAIVEGEVMDPEMVTDAIRASLTAAEVKSKRIVTAVGGRDVIVKKIQTERVTAKQARELIRWEAEQHVPDVGSVELDFEILDSERSAAEMSVLLVAAKRDLVDAKLRLLADAGVTATIVDVDAFALHNAFEVSYPDAMKGIVALVNIGHEITNVNIMDNGVPILTRDLPLGTRRFIEDLQRQHGVTARDAENLIRGYDRSPQLDAVLETRTDEIAVGVERAAASLSGSRNTAQLRAAYVCGGGSGTPGLSDILAARIKMPVEHANPLARLNIRDGALDSFVTDDIAPLLMLPIGLALRQ
- a CDS encoding type II secretion system protein, which translates into the protein MRVTRRHELSAARSSSARGFTLIEVIVATAIAGLLGGAVIATLVRQQRFHVAATEMLGVRAQLRDAADVLLSDIRSAAVASYGIPLMTDSAIEMVTVIASSVLCDTPSGATLRLPPSKIANGNTLTSILAEPEAGDVAMLFGAPSNSNSVGRWESIGIVSFSSRSLALSCPASMGFTTEADAASLAQGYSVTLSASPTLAVRKGAPVRFLRRVRYSLYRSGDSRWYLGYRRCATSAPYVCAGVQPVSGPYNGYSSSGTSGLSFRYLDSTGVGIARGSAGVGVARIDVVLRGSTAKDVSLTGDRQKTYRDSTIVSVSPRNRVR
- a CDS encoding prepilin-type N-terminal cleavage/methylation domain-containing protein, which encodes MQRPPGLRRKARCPFGVTLIEVLIAMMIFTIGALGLAAASASIVRQMGSSDQRANAASTAGARSERFHASGCGITASGTEQAGGLRSEWTVEKSRWSAEQDQRITRQTALGPRADRFLSGRPCE
- a CDS encoding prepilin-type N-terminal cleavage/methylation domain-containing protein, with product MVASKKKGFTLIELLIVVVIIGILAAIAIPKFAQTKEKAYVASMKADLRNLATYEESFAADSNGVYFSGNGSAQGFQPSANVTVTATAIGAPNASWSATASHTLTSKTCASSALGLITCT